Sequence from the Pseudophaeobacter arcticus DSM 23566 genome:
ACAGTTGAGCCGACCTAGGGTCCTGACCCTAGAGTTTATTCAGCGCCTGAATAAGACCACCACGGCGCGGGGTGCGGCTGCCAGGAGAGAGGATTTCTTGCTGGATCACTTTTGCCAGAAACCCGGTAATCCGCACCTTCTGAGTTTGCCCTTCGGCGATGGCAACCAGCGCACGGCGGCCGCCATAGGCTGTCAGATCCGCCTCAACCTCGCGCACTTCGGTCAGCGCTTCGCCGGTCTGCGCATCGCGCAGCACCATGATGAAAGCAATCGAGTGCACCCCACCAGTGGTATAGCGCGCCTTTTGGGTCAGGGCGTGGAACCGCAAGACTTCGACGTCCAGCTCAGCCTGCACGGGTCCGGACAGCGGCCGCACTCCGGCCTCCAGCGCATTTTTCACAATCTCCTGCACCTGCATATGGCGGTTGCCCAATGGATCTTCGCGCCAGACAATATCGCCCTGCGGAATGTAGCGATTAGCCTCTGAGACTTTCAAGGTAGGGGGCACCCGCACATTGACCTTGGTTATGGTCATATCTGAGCCTGCAACGCTTCCCAGCGGCCTGCGGGCCGGGTCGCTGTACTCTGCGCCGCCCAGGGCATCGACGGCAATGACAGGGGTAATTGACTGCGGCTGCAGATTCAGATCCGCCCCCTCAATCGGCTGATACCCCTGCGCCACCGCCCCGTAGTTTTCTGGCAAGGTCTCGAATGGGGCATTGCGGGAGGGAATATCCACCGTAGCACAGGCGGACAGGCTACAGCCCAGTGCGGTGAGGAAAAGTCTGCGAAGGGTCATCATTGCTCTGCTCCTTGCCAATTGCCGGCAACACCCGGCTTGCTGGTTCAAAGCCAACCTGATCCGCAAAGGCGGCAGGATTGAGACAAATTTAGTTCAATTTAACGAAATCGAAATCTATTTGCAGATTGCCCCCACCGCCGTCTCCCGGCGCGCTCGGCCAAGACCGCCCCTGCCCCCCCTGGACCACCTCTGGGCCACCCCTGACAGGGGCTGACCGCAGGGGCCAACAAACCAGGCAAAAGGTGCAACAAGCCAAAGCTGCACCAAGGGGCCAGTTCAGTCGAGCAGGGTGAGGTTCAACCGCGCAAGCGGGGTGGAAATCAGTCGCGCGAGCGCGAGCGCCAACCGCCGCGACGGCGCGGCATTGCCATTTCCTCCAGCCCCTGTTGCAGCACCACGGTCATCGGGTGATCTGAAGGTTCGCTGCTATAATGCTCCAGGATCTGGGTGATCGCAGCCCGGTTGTCCAGCTCGACAGGGAGGCTCAGCGCCCAGTCCAGAAAGATGCTGCGGCATTGACTCGCGGTAATGCCCTCGATCCGATAAGCCTCGCGGATCAGCTGTTTATGATCCAGTTTCGCCATCGTCTGCATGCCCCGTTTCCTTCTGTAAGGTCCGCGAGATAATCGCAGCACAGTTCTTATAGGCCTGTTCCAGAGCCTGTTCCAAGTCTTCCAAACATCCATAACCGGCACTGCGGCTCAGGAAGAGCGCACCGCCCTCTCCCATTGTGTCTTTGTCAAGAGAGCCGCCAGACAGCTGCCGGGCAGCTGTCTGCACCGACCAATATAGGGCGTAGGCCTTTTGCAGAACCAACGCATCTGCGGCATCCAGCCAGCCGCCAGCGACAGCCTGCTCCAGCCCATTTGCCACATCACGCTGCGCAGACTGCGCCAAGAGCGCACCAGCCTGCGCCAGCAACTCAATATCCATCATCCGTCCGGCGCCGGTTTTGGCATCCCAGACTCCGGATGAGGTCTTGGCGGAGGCCAAACGATCGCGCATATGTGCCACCTCGGCCAGCACTTTGACTTGCGACCGCTGCCGGGCAATCACGCTGCGCCGAAAGGTTTCAAATTCCTGCATCAACCGCGGCTCACCGGCGATCACCCGCGCCCGTGTCAGGGCCAGATGCTCCCAGACCCAGGCCTCGTTCTCTTGGTAATGGGTAAAGGCCGACCAGCTGGTAGCCACCGGCCCCTTGTTGCCCGAAGGACGTAGCCGCATGTCCACCTCATAAAGGCGCCCCTGCGACATTGGCGCCGACAATGCCGTGATCAATGCCTGCGTCAGGCGGGCGTAATAGGACCGCGTGGCCAGCGATTTGCGACCCTGCGACATCTCGATACCCTGTGGATCATAGACCACGATGATATCAAGATCGGACTGCGCATTAATCTGCCCCGCCCCCAAAGAGCCCATGGCAATAACAATTGGTCCCGCTCCCGGAGGCGGGCCGTGTTTGACAGAAAACTGGCGGATCACCCGGGGAAACAGCGCCTGGATCACCGCCTCTGCCAATTCGCTATACTGTGCCCCTGCGGCTTTGGCGTCCAGCAAGCCGCGCAGGTGGTGCACACCAATGCGGAAATGCCATTCTTTGCACCAGCGCCGCGCGCTGTCCAACTGGGTCTCGTAATCGTCCTCCAGCTCCAGCACCGCCTCCAGCCCTGATCGCAGCACCGCGCTCCCTGGCCAGTCTTCAAAGAAGCTGCCCCCGATCACCGCATCAAAAACGCCAGAGTTGCGCGACAGGAACCCGGCCAACTCGTACGATGTGCCAACAATATCAACCAATAGATCCAGCAGTTGCGGGTTTGCCTCGAACAGGGAAAACAACTGCACCCCCGCAGGCAGACCCGCCAGGAACCCATCCAGCGCCAGCAGGGATTCAGCAGGTTTGGCCGTACGCGCCAAGCGGTTCAGCAGCTCTGGCTTGAGCCGGTCAAATATCTGTGCGCCCCGCTCCGAGCGCAGGGCCGGATATCCGCGCCAGCGGCCAATGACGCTTTCGTCAAAGCCATCGGGAATGACAGGTTGAGGCCGCGCCGCAGCATCGGGCGCAAAGAAGTCTTCGGTCAGCTCATGCACCTCAACCAGACGGCGGTGAATCTTTGCCTGCAATTCCGCCGGATCCTCCCCCATCAGGCAGGCGACGCGGGCAATGCCCTCGCCAGAGTTTGGCATTTTGTGGGTCTGGGCGTCATGCACCATCTGAATGCGGTGCTCCACCTCGCGGTGGGACCGGTAATGCGCGCTCAGCCGGGTAGCGACCTCTGGCTGGATCCAGTCCTTTTGAGCAAGAGCCGCAAGCCCCTCGACCGTGCCGCGCAGCCGCAGCCCTTCGTCCCGCCCCCCGGCAATCAACTGCCGGGTTTGGGTGAAAAATTCGATCTCGCGAATACCGCCGCGCCCCAGTTTCATATCATGGCCCGGTACGGTGATCGGACCACCGGTGCCCTTGTTTTCACGGATGCGCAGCCGCATGTCGTGGGCGTCCTGAATGGCGGCAAAATCCAAATGGCGGCGCCAAACAAAGGGGCGCAGTGTTTTCAGGAAAGCCTCCCCCGCAGCCAGATCCCCGGCGCAGGGACGTGCCTTGATATAGGCGGCACGTTCCCAGGTCCGGCCCAGACTTTCGTAATAGCGTTCTGCCGTCTCCATCGCCAGACAGGCGGGAGTGACCGAGGGATCCGGGCGCAGCCGCA
This genomic interval carries:
- a CDS encoding [protein-PII] uridylyltransferase family protein, with amino-acid sequence MSGQLKITRLPIAYDPDLGAESRDLVAGLNPETGQLISGAAGSSPYLRRLIEQEAVWIGEALSGPKQALAGVFDDCRALAPDQLKPGLRQAKRRVALLTALCDLSGGWSLEEVTTALTNFGGLSADVAIKAEIAALIRRKKLPGLTEADVETAGGLSILAMGKMGAYELNYSSDIDLICLFDETRFDPDDFFEVRQAMARATRNMCTTLSDRTADGYVFRTDLRLRPDPSVTPACLAMETAERYYESLGRTWERAAYIKARPCAGDLAAGEAFLKTLRPFVWRRHLDFAAIQDAHDMRLRIRENKGTGGPITVPGHDMKLGRGGIREIEFFTQTRQLIAGGRDEGLRLRGTVEGLAALAQKDWIQPEVATRLSAHYRSHREVEHRIQMVHDAQTHKMPNSGEGIARVACLMGEDPAELQAKIHRRLVEVHELTEDFFAPDAAARPQPVIPDGFDESVIGRWRGYPALRSERGAQIFDRLKPELLNRLARTAKPAESLLALDGFLAGLPAGVQLFSLFEANPQLLDLLVDIVGTSYELAGFLSRNSGVFDAVIGGSFFEDWPGSAVLRSGLEAVLELEDDYETQLDSARRWCKEWHFRIGVHHLRGLLDAKAAGAQYSELAEAVIQALFPRVIRQFSVKHGPPPGAGPIVIAMGSLGAGQINAQSDLDIIVVYDPQGIEMSQGRKSLATRSYYARLTQALITALSAPMSQGRLYEVDMRLRPSGNKGPVATSWSAFTHYQENEAWVWEHLALTRARVIAGEPRLMQEFETFRRSVIARQRSQVKVLAEVAHMRDRLASAKTSSGVWDAKTGAGRMMDIELLAQAGALLAQSAQRDVANGLEQAVAGGWLDAADALVLQKAYALYWSVQTAARQLSGGSLDKDTMGEGGALFLSRSAGYGCLEDLEQALEQAYKNCAAIISRTLQKETGHADDGETGS
- a CDS encoding DUF6778 family protein: MTLRRLFLTALGCSLSACATVDIPSRNAPFETLPENYGAVAQGYQPIEGADLNLQPQSITPVIAVDALGGAEYSDPARRPLGSVAGSDMTITKVNVRVPPTLKVSEANRYIPQGDIVWREDPLGNRHMQVQEIVKNALEAGVRPLSGPVQAELDVEVLRFHALTQKARYTTGGVHSIAFIMVLRDAQTGEALTEVREVEADLTAYGGRRALVAIAEGQTQKVRITGFLAKVIQQEILSPGSRTPRRGGLIQALNKL